One region of Baekduia soli genomic DNA includes:
- a CDS encoding thiamine pyrophosphate-binding protein, translating into MAPTVADRIVQVLLAHGVQTVHGIPGVHNLALFEALDRSPIRVVVVRHEASAAYAADAHGRLTGRPGVCLTTSGPGAANAVAAMGEAQASRSPMLHLTTTVARRHLGAGPSRGVLHEHPEQEALFAPVTKLTRHVAESGAVAGAVDEALGAAAAAPAAPAYVEIPTDVLGEPAPEPHAGGPPARPPAPGRPELRALAARLEAARRPLVWVGSGAAGQAGPILALARRLGAPVVLTHSAKRAWAGGGDPLVPGHPPHEPAVTALCAQADAVLVLGSDLDGMMTQEFRLPLAGVLRIDVDPLRLQVPYPAEVAVLGDAGQVVGGLLALVAETDREGWGPGAVAHADAQAAAALAGEDDAAPGLAFVGALDAALGDREAVVVCDMAIAAYWTAAYLPLAPTRRILYPMGWGTLGFALPAAIGAACAGGGRVVVVCGDGGVLFAVGELATLAQEGLDVTVVVSSDGGYGMLRYDQERAFGRTFAVDLRPPDLPAVARGFGLPAHRIGLGEAGLAGALAQGLDVTGPCLVEVAGAMTPPRTTSPRWPLRG; encoded by the coding sequence GTGGCGCCGACCGTCGCCGACCGCATCGTGCAGGTGCTCCTCGCCCACGGGGTGCAGACCGTGCACGGCATCCCTGGCGTGCACAACCTCGCGCTCTTCGAGGCGCTGGACCGCTCGCCGATCCGCGTCGTGGTCGTCCGCCACGAGGCGTCGGCCGCCTATGCCGCCGACGCCCACGGCCGGCTCACGGGCCGCCCGGGGGTGTGCCTGACGACCTCGGGACCGGGGGCGGCCAACGCGGTCGCGGCCATGGGGGAGGCGCAGGCGTCGCGCTCGCCGATGCTGCACCTCACGACGACCGTCGCCCGCCGCCACCTCGGCGCGGGCCCCTCGCGCGGCGTGCTGCACGAGCACCCCGAGCAGGAGGCGCTGTTCGCGCCCGTGACCAAGCTGACCCGCCACGTCGCCGAGTCCGGCGCCGTGGCGGGCGCCGTCGACGAGGCGCTGGGTGCCGCGGCCGCGGCACCGGCCGCGCCGGCCTACGTCGAGATCCCCACCGACGTGCTCGGCGAGCCCGCGCCCGAGCCCCACGCCGGTGGCCCGCCCGCCCGCCCGCCCGCGCCCGGCCGGCCCGAGCTGCGCGCGCTGGCCGCGCGACTGGAGGCGGCGCGGCGCCCGCTGGTCTGGGTCGGCTCGGGCGCGGCCGGGCAGGCCGGCCCGATCCTCGCGCTGGCGCGCCGCCTGGGCGCGCCCGTCGTGCTGACGCACTCGGCCAAGCGCGCCTGGGCGGGCGGCGGGGACCCGCTCGTGCCCGGCCACCCGCCGCACGAGCCGGCGGTCACCGCGCTGTGCGCGCAGGCCGACGCGGTCCTCGTCCTGGGCAGCGACCTCGACGGGATGATGACCCAGGAGTTCCGGCTGCCGCTGGCCGGCGTGCTGCGCATCGACGTCGACCCGTTGCGCCTGCAGGTGCCCTACCCCGCCGAGGTGGCGGTGCTCGGCGATGCCGGGCAGGTCGTCGGCGGCCTGCTGGCGCTCGTGGCCGAGACCGACCGCGAGGGCTGGGGCCCGGGCGCCGTGGCGCACGCCGACGCGCAGGCCGCCGCCGCGCTGGCCGGCGAGGACGACGCGGCGCCGGGCCTGGCGTTCGTCGGTGCCCTGGACGCCGCGCTGGGCGACCGCGAGGCGGTCGTGGTCTGCGACATGGCGATCGCCGCCTACTGGACGGCGGCCTACCTGCCGCTGGCCCCGACGCGGCGCATCCTGTACCCGATGGGCTGGGGGACCCTGGGCTTCGCGCTGCCCGCCGCGATCGGCGCGGCCTGCGCCGGAGGCGGGCGCGTGGTGGTGGTCTGCGGCGACGGCGGCGTGCTGTTCGCGGTGGGCGAGCTGGCGACGCTGGCCCAGGAGGGCCTGGACGTCACCGTCGTCGTCTCCAGCGACGGCGGCTACGGCATGCTGCGCTACGACCAGGAGCGCGCGTTCGGCCGCACGTTCGCCGTCGACCTGCGCCCGCCCGACCTGCCCGCCGTCGCCCGCGGCTTCGGGCTGCCGGCCCACCGGATCGGGCTGGGCGAGGCCGGCCTGGCCGGCGCGCTGGCTCAGGGCCTGGACGTCACGGGCCCCTGCCTCGTCGAGGTCGCCGGCGCGATGACGCCGCCGCGCACCACGTCGCCGCGCTGGCCGCTGCGCGGCTGA
- a CDS encoding PucR family transcriptional regulator ligand-binding domain-containing protein — MDRLTLRDLLAQESLDLRLRTPETDAALATVVMGAHGTEALHPVPWMQKDWALLITGVRLVDRPDLQRALVGELADGGLAALGFGVGIDFETVPEALVDAAQERGFPVFEIPLRTPFREIIAFVNRSLLSTDLHTMRRLTSMREFLLDALQHPEAAETVVGRVGSLLDGTAVLFSRDGRAEHATGPLAPEGLWACVQAAERDAPVPEVGGVVPAVVPVRHGGRVQGWLVVAGRRTAASDRFTRPLVETAGIVLAGLAGLQHLTRDLERAAQAAFVDDLLALGEAEETIWAHRAAGLGLGLGATPLRGVVLVPAPAAAPGAAERLLTELEAALEPAPGLRAVLAVREGTVVGLVEGETEALAARLAELAGAGGPIAPRSAWAGPWPPWPPRARRCATPGPRPTWPAARDPAARPCAGSRTSTSSRGR; from the coding sequence ATGGATCGCCTCACCCTCCGAGATCTGCTCGCCCAGGAGTCGCTGGACCTGCGCCTGCGGACCCCGGAGACCGACGCGGCGCTGGCGACCGTCGTCATGGGCGCCCACGGCACGGAGGCGCTGCACCCCGTCCCCTGGATGCAGAAGGACTGGGCGCTGCTCATCACCGGCGTGCGCCTCGTCGACCGCCCCGACCTGCAGCGCGCGCTCGTGGGCGAGCTGGCCGACGGCGGCCTGGCCGCGCTGGGCTTCGGCGTGGGCATCGACTTCGAGACCGTGCCCGAGGCGCTCGTCGACGCCGCGCAGGAGCGCGGCTTCCCCGTCTTCGAGATCCCGCTGCGCACGCCGTTCCGCGAGATCATCGCGTTCGTCAACCGCTCGCTGCTGAGCACCGACCTGCACACGATGCGCCGGCTGACCTCGATGCGCGAGTTCCTGCTCGACGCGCTGCAGCATCCCGAGGCCGCCGAGACCGTCGTGGGGCGCGTCGGCTCGTTGCTGGACGGCACCGCCGTGCTCTTCTCGCGCGACGGCCGCGCCGAGCACGCCACCGGGCCGCTCGCGCCCGAGGGGCTGTGGGCGTGCGTGCAGGCCGCCGAGCGAGACGCGCCGGTCCCCGAGGTCGGCGGCGTCGTCCCCGCCGTCGTGCCGGTGCGCCACGGCGGGCGCGTACAGGGCTGGCTCGTGGTGGCGGGGCGCCGCACGGCGGCGTCGGACCGCTTCACGCGGCCGCTCGTGGAGACCGCGGGCATCGTGCTGGCCGGCCTGGCCGGGCTGCAGCACCTCACGCGCGACCTCGAGCGCGCGGCGCAGGCCGCGTTCGTCGACGACCTCCTGGCGCTCGGCGAGGCCGAGGAGACGATCTGGGCCCACCGGGCCGCCGGCCTCGGGCTCGGCCTCGGCGCCACCCCGCTGCGCGGCGTGGTCCTCGTCCCCGCCCCGGCGGCCGCTCCCGGCGCGGCGGAGCGCCTGCTGACCGAGCTCGAGGCGGCGCTGGAGCCCGCGCCCGGCCTGCGCGCGGTGCTCGCCGTGCGCGAGGGGACCGTCGTCGGGCTCGTCGAGGGCGAGACGGAGGCCCTGGCCGCCCGGCTGGCCGAGCTGGCCGGCGCGGGCGGTCCGATCGCCCCGCGATCGGCGTGGGCCGGCCCGTGGCCGCCGTGGCCGCCGCGCGCGCGTCGGTGCGCGACGCCCGGGCCGCGGCCGACCTGGCCCGCCGCGCGGGACCCGGCGGCGCGCCCGTGCGCTGGTTCGAGGACCTCGACCTCGTCGCGTGGGCGCTGA
- a CDS encoding PucR family transcriptional regulator, with protein MRWFEDLDLVAWALTTADPAGVQAKAAALLAPLADDGVLLESLSAYLAHNLNAVRAARALSIHPNSLRYRLARIEERLGCSLQDPGTIGLLHAAVGVLRGGPAA; from the coding sequence GTGCGCTGGTTCGAGGACCTCGACCTCGTCGCGTGGGCGCTGACGACCGCCGACCCCGCCGGGGTGCAGGCCAAGGCCGCGGCCCTGCTGGCGCCGCTCGCCGACGACGGGGTGCTGCTCGAGAGCCTGTCGGCCTACCTGGCCCACAACCTCAACGCCGTGCGCGCGGCCCGCGCTCTGAGCATCCACCCCAACTCGCTGCGCTACCGCCTGGCGCGCATCGAGGAGCGCCTCGGGTGCTCGCTGCAGGATCCCGGGACGATCGGCCTCCTGCACGCCGCCGTCGGCGTCCTGCGCGGCGGGCCGGCCGCATGA
- a CDS encoding 2-hydroxyacid dehydrogenase, with translation MTPTTPASGTEAAPAARVAVVDCGPGDVERLRRLQDAVPTSTADGAAGGAEIVRRAAGAAVLVTLYTYTAVDAEVIAALPDLRLIITRTAGHSHIDAEAAAARGIAVATVPDAPTEAVAEFTLGALLALRRALPEAAASTRAGAWEFTGFRGRELGGSTLGVLGLGHIGAHVAQLGRAIGMEVLAFTRTPRGLPGVAEVALPELLERSSALSVNVPLTPQTRGLLGAGELGRLPRGAHVVNTSRGEVLDLDALCALLRSGHLAGACLDVLEGEPVAAQRLHALADVPNLLITPHISWHTEETLRRQFDGLVDRVLAFLSGRPIDTIAGTPTQGAPA, from the coding sequence ATGACCCCGACGACACCCGCGAGCGGGACCGAGGCGGCCCCCGCGGCGCGTGTCGCGGTCGTCGACTGCGGTCCGGGGGACGTGGAGCGCCTGCGCCGCCTGCAGGACGCCGTGCCCACGAGCACCGCCGACGGCGCGGCCGGCGGCGCGGAGATCGTGCGGCGCGCGGCGGGCGCCGCCGTGCTCGTCACGCTCTACACCTACACGGCCGTCGACGCCGAGGTCATCGCCGCGCTGCCCGACCTGCGGCTCATCATCACCCGCACCGCGGGCCACTCGCACATCGACGCCGAGGCGGCCGCCGCGCGCGGCATCGCCGTGGCGACGGTGCCCGACGCACCGACGGAGGCCGTCGCGGAGTTCACGCTCGGCGCGCTGCTGGCGCTGCGGCGTGCCCTGCCCGAGGCCGCCGCGAGCACCCGCGCGGGGGCCTGGGAGTTCACGGGCTTCCGGGGCCGCGAGCTCGGCGGGTCGACGCTCGGCGTCCTGGGCCTGGGCCACATCGGCGCCCACGTCGCGCAGCTGGGGCGCGCGATCGGCATGGAGGTGCTGGCGTTCACCCGCACGCCGCGCGGCCTGCCGGGCGTCGCCGAGGTCGCGCTGCCCGAGCTGCTGGAGCGGTCCTCGGCGCTGTCGGTCAACGTGCCGCTGACGCCGCAGACCCGCGGCCTGCTCGGCGCCGGGGAGCTGGGGCGGCTGCCCCGCGGTGCGCACGTCGTCAACACGTCGCGCGGAGAGGTCCTGGACCTCGACGCCCTGTGCGCGCTGCTGCGCAGCGGCCACCTCGCCGGCGCCTGCCTCGACGTGCTCGAGGGCGAGCCCGTCGCGGCGCAGCGCCTGCACGCCCTCGCCGACGTACCCAACCTTCTCATCACCCCGCACATCTCCTGGCACACCGAGGAGACCCTGCGGCGGCAGTTCGACGGCCTCGTCGACCGCGTCCTGGCCTTCCTCTCCGGCCGGCCGATCGACACCATCGCCGGCACCCCGACCCAAGGAGCACCCGCATGA
- a CDS encoding dihydroorotase: MTPQRYDLAITGGDVVLDGGEPTRVDIGVVDGRIATLTDQPIDADEQLDATGRIVLPGVVDEHFHVFRGYPWETYENATRAAAKGGVTTVVDMPLDQPTTVTAAALEDKLAAIEHACHVDYATFGGYLPEDPDEMTAMAAAGAGCFKLFTGGVAPPGMYPGVDDGQLLDALRRAAALGLTTTVHCENAGIVDFETARLQGEGRTDMAAWDDARPWFAEVAAAHTVALLAKVTGARVVIAHASSPQTVEMVAAMRRQGADVWSETCHHYLCSTKDDARKDGRLKWNPPTREADQVARLWELVKSGDVHAIGTDHAPLPNVAGADVWDQLPGAGNAVEIVLPVFATDAIHTHGLTFGRVAELMSATPAKLFGLYPRKGAIRIGSDADLVVVDPDGSKVLDAAELEYHQQEKWSPFHGRTLRVLPLHTVLRGRVIVRDGEVLGTPGDGVHLRPEPSTAAVPTPS, from the coding sequence ATGACCCCGCAGCGCTACGACCTGGCGATCACCGGTGGCGACGTCGTGCTGGACGGCGGGGAGCCCACCCGCGTCGACATCGGCGTCGTCGACGGGCGGATCGCGACCCTGACCGACCAGCCCATCGACGCCGACGAGCAGCTCGACGCCACGGGCCGCATCGTCCTGCCCGGCGTCGTCGACGAGCACTTCCACGTCTTCCGCGGCTACCCGTGGGAGACCTACGAGAACGCCACGCGCGCCGCGGCCAAGGGCGGCGTGACCACGGTCGTCGACATGCCGCTCGACCAGCCGACGACGGTGACCGCCGCCGCGCTGGAGGACAAGCTCGCCGCCATCGAACACGCCTGCCATGTCGACTACGCGACGTTCGGCGGCTACCTGCCCGAGGACCCCGACGAGATGACCGCGATGGCCGCCGCCGGCGCGGGCTGCTTCAAGCTGTTCACCGGCGGCGTCGCGCCCCCCGGCATGTACCCCGGCGTCGACGACGGCCAGCTCCTGGACGCGCTGCGCCGCGCGGCCGCGCTGGGCCTCACGACGACCGTGCACTGCGAGAACGCGGGCATCGTCGACTTCGAGACGGCCCGCCTGCAGGGCGAGGGCCGCACCGACATGGCCGCCTGGGACGACGCGCGCCCGTGGTTCGCCGAGGTCGCCGCCGCGCACACCGTCGCGCTGCTGGCGAAGGTCACCGGCGCCCGCGTGGTCATCGCCCACGCCAGCTCGCCGCAGACGGTGGAGATGGTCGCCGCGATGCGCCGCCAGGGCGCCGACGTGTGGTCGGAGACCTGCCACCACTACCTGTGCTCGACCAAGGACGATGCCCGCAAGGACGGGCGGTTGAAGTGGAACCCGCCCACGCGCGAGGCCGACCAGGTCGCGCGCCTGTGGGAGCTCGTGAAGTCCGGCGACGTCCACGCGATCGGCACCGACCACGCGCCGCTGCCCAACGTCGCGGGCGCCGACGTCTGGGACCAGCTCCCGGGCGCGGGCAACGCGGTGGAGATCGTGCTGCCCGTGTTCGCCACCGACGCGATCCACACCCACGGCCTGACGTTCGGCCGGGTGGCCGAGCTCATGAGCGCGACGCCGGCCAAGCTGTTCGGCCTGTACCCGCGCAAGGGCGCGATCCGCATCGGCTCCGACGCCGACCTCGTCGTCGTCGACCCCGACGGCTCCAAGGTCCTGGACGCCGCCGAGCTCGAATACCACCAGCAGGAGAAGTGGTCGCCGTTCCACGGCCGCACGCTGCGGGTGCTGCCGCTGCACACCGTCCTGCGCGGCCGCGTCATCGTCCGCGACGGCGAGGTCCTCGGCACGCCGGGCGACGGCGTCCACCTGCGACCCGAGCCCTCCACGGCGGCCGTGCCGACGCCGTCCTGA
- the ureA gene encoding urease subunit gamma, translating to MQLSPRELERLQLFTAAELARRRLREGVPLSHPDCVALACDIALEAARAGRSYAEVRASVRGIVRADQLFPGVAELLHGPLQVEATFGDGSRLVALEDLVAP from the coding sequence ATGCAGCTGTCGCCGCGCGAGCTCGAGCGCCTCCAGCTGTTCACGGCCGCCGAGCTGGCGCGCCGTCGCCTGCGCGAGGGCGTCCCGCTGAGCCACCCCGACTGCGTCGCGCTGGCGTGCGACATCGCGCTGGAGGCGGCCCGCGCCGGGCGCAGCTACGCCGAGGTCCGGGCGTCCGTGCGCGGCATCGTCCGGGCCGACCAGCTGTTCCCCGGCGTCGCCGAGCTGCTCCACGGGCCCCTGCAGGTCGAGGCCACGTTCGGCGACGGCAGCCGCCTCGTCGCGCTCGAGGACCTGGTGGCGCCGTGA
- a CDS encoding urease subunit beta — MRPGEILPADAPAPRAARGRTATIAIRNAGRFDAYLTSHVRLERASAALEFDRDAVAGARPLLPAGASTRVGAGETVEVEVTWS, encoded by the coding sequence GTGAGGCCGGGGGAGATCCTGCCCGCCGACGCGCCCGCGCCGCGGGCCGCGCGGGGGCGCACCGCGACCATCGCGATCCGCAACGCGGGGCGCTTCGACGCCTACCTCACGTCGCACGTCCGGCTCGAGCGCGCCAGCGCGGCGCTGGAGTTCGACCGCGACGCGGTGGCCGGGGCGCGGCCGCTGCTGCCCGCCGGCGCCAGCACCCGGGTCGGCGCCGGGGAGACCGTGGAGGTCGAGGTCACGTGGAGCTGA
- a CDS encoding urease subunit alpha: MELSRAEYAALYGPSTGDRVRLADTDLVVTVEADDTAPGHEPVVGFGKTIRDGQLSSGRMALEEAMDGVVTNVVLMDPVLGIRKTCLGIRDGRIAAVGRAGDPDRDPGVTVPISAATGIYAAEGLIATPGTIDTHVHLIGPQLVPTALAGGITTVAAMSYSGAFDLGINPTGNFDRLLDAWAAVPLNLLPLVRGSTTEEGFLDALLEMGGGGFKIHEDVGAYPDVVDAVLRVADRHDVQVALHADGLGETATLEETLAAIAGRAIHAYHVEGCGGGPVNLLEVVSHPNVLPSSTTPTVPFGVNVCDEHEEMIRTVHRLHPALPNDARAARARIRAWTIAAESVLHDLGAISIMSSDSMGMGRIGEVGLRAWQTAHVMRRATGEEGDANARVLRYLAKLTINPAIAHGIAGDVGSLQPGRLADVVLWRPAFFGVKPHLVIKGGFPAWGQRGSGSGSTRIAEPIVQGPLWGGLGRAPEQLGTVFTSAAGEARVRARRAGPVAVVTGTRTIGKADMVHNAATPAVEVDPVRREVRVDGVAADPAPAAELPMQRAYFLS, translated from the coding sequence GTGGAGCTGAGCCGGGCCGAGTACGCCGCGCTGTACGGCCCGAGCACCGGGGACCGCGTGCGGCTGGCCGACACCGACCTCGTGGTGACCGTGGAGGCCGACGACACGGCGCCGGGCCACGAGCCCGTCGTCGGCTTCGGCAAGACGATCCGCGACGGGCAGCTCTCCAGCGGGCGCATGGCGCTGGAGGAGGCCATGGACGGCGTGGTCACCAACGTGGTGCTCATGGACCCCGTTCTCGGGATCCGCAAGACGTGCCTGGGCATCCGCGACGGGCGGATCGCCGCGGTCGGCCGCGCCGGCGACCCCGACCGCGACCCCGGGGTGACCGTTCCGATCAGCGCCGCGACGGGCATCTACGCGGCCGAGGGCCTCATCGCGACCCCCGGCACGATCGACACGCACGTGCACCTCATCGGCCCCCAGCTCGTGCCCACGGCGCTGGCGGGCGGCATCACCACCGTGGCGGCCATGAGCTACTCGGGGGCCTTCGACCTCGGCATCAACCCGACCGGCAACTTCGACCGGCTGCTCGACGCGTGGGCCGCGGTGCCGCTCAACCTCCTGCCGCTCGTGCGCGGCAGCACCACGGAGGAGGGCTTCCTCGACGCGCTGCTGGAGATGGGGGGCGGCGGCTTCAAGATCCACGAGGACGTCGGCGCCTACCCCGACGTCGTCGACGCCGTGCTGCGCGTCGCCGACCGCCACGACGTCCAGGTCGCGCTGCACGCCGACGGCCTGGGGGAGACCGCGACGCTGGAGGAGACGCTGGCGGCGATCGCCGGCCGCGCGATCCATGCCTACCACGTGGAGGGCTGCGGGGGCGGGCCCGTCAACCTGCTCGAGGTCGTCTCGCACCCCAACGTGCTGCCGTCCTCCACGACGCCGACGGTGCCCTTCGGCGTCAACGTCTGCGACGAGCACGAGGAGATGATCCGCACCGTCCACCGGCTGCACCCGGCGCTGCCCAACGACGCGCGCGCCGCGCGGGCGCGCATCCGCGCGTGGACGATCGCCGCCGAGTCGGTCCTGCACGACCTCGGGGCGATCAGCATCATGAGCTCGGACTCCATGGGCATGGGCCGCATCGGCGAGGTCGGCCTGCGCGCCTGGCAGACCGCCCACGTCATGCGCCGCGCCACGGGCGAGGAGGGCGACGCCAACGCCCGCGTGCTGCGCTACCTGGCCAAGCTGACGATCAACCCGGCGATCGCCCACGGCATCGCGGGCGACGTCGGCTCGCTGCAGCCCGGCCGCCTGGCCGACGTCGTGCTGTGGCGCCCGGCGTTCTTCGGCGTCAAGCCCCACCTGGTCATCAAGGGCGGCTTCCCGGCCTGGGGCCAGCGCGGCTCGGGCTCGGGCTCGACGCGCATCGCCGAGCCCATCGTGCAGGGCCCGCTGTGGGGCGGCCTGGGCCGCGCGCCCGAGCAGCTGGGCACCGTCTTCACCAGCGCCGCCGGCGAGGCCCGCGTGCGCGCCCGCCGCGCCGGGCCGGTGGCCGTCGTGACCGGCACGCGCACCATCGGCAAGGCCGACATGGTGCACAACGCCGCGACGCCCGCCGTCGAGGTCGACCCTGTGCGCCGCGAGGTCCGCGTCGACGGCGTCGCCGCCGACCCCGCGCCGGCCGCCGAGCTGCCGATGCAGCGGGCCTACTTCTTGTCCTAG
- a CDS encoding hydantoinase B/oxoprolinase family protein, with the protein MTEPATTIDRRTLDLIENALLNVRFEMDEVVRRAAMSPMIREQHDEFPMICNRRGQMVVGQFGSYIPGVVEHLGGDLAPGDVILFNDPYLSQGSITHLNDWCLVLPIFHEGHHVAFSSMFGHMMDVGGKVPGSQVNDADSIWEEGIRIPPVKIVEGGRLNRTALDVILNNCRAPEMNESDLMALIAGCRTAETRVQELCDRFGVGAFEAACDALLVRTRDAMAQLIRRYIPEEKVTFTDQVDDDGRGNGPFDIVLTLWREGDVCHVDWTGTAAQAPGPINFRINEGLCKLFFGIYLIMAFDPEILFNDGVYEVFDVTLPEGTVLNPRFPAPVSNRLNVHVRFFDCMSGALGQRAPDLAMAAGYGASPYFVFSGEDAEGEYFQFVELLFGGLPARARGDGLDGHSWWPLFRTTPVEYAESHHPIRVRRYAPVLDGGGPGLHRGGAGVDKEYEFLSDGVFSVNDDRTLTSPWGVAGGRAGGRGSKHLVRADGTEVPLPSKFDALAVRAGDRFVFRTAGAGGWGDPLERPAERVRQDVSDLVVSVAAAEAEYGVVLGADGEVDGPATEARRAQLREGRPPLAAFDFGPPALPAEVFRRPA; encoded by the coding sequence ATGACCGAGCCGGCCACCACGATCGACCGCCGCACCCTGGACCTCATCGAGAACGCGCTGCTCAACGTGCGCTTCGAGATGGACGAGGTCGTCCGGCGCGCCGCGATGTCGCCCATGATCCGCGAGCAGCACGACGAGTTCCCCATGATCTGCAACCGGCGGGGTCAGATGGTCGTCGGCCAGTTCGGGTCCTACATCCCGGGCGTCGTCGAGCACCTCGGCGGCGACCTCGCCCCCGGCGACGTCATCCTGTTCAACGACCCCTACCTGAGCCAGGGCTCGATCACGCACCTCAACGACTGGTGCCTGGTCCTGCCGATCTTCCACGAGGGCCACCACGTCGCGTTCTCGTCGATGTTCGGGCACATGATGGACGTCGGGGGCAAGGTCCCGGGCAGCCAGGTCAACGACGCCGACTCGATCTGGGAGGAGGGCATCCGGATCCCGCCGGTCAAGATCGTCGAGGGCGGGAGGCTCAACCGCACGGCGCTCGACGTGATCCTCAACAACTGCCGCGCGCCCGAGATGAACGAGAGCGACCTCATGGCGCTCATCGCCGGCTGCCGCACCGCCGAGACGCGCGTGCAGGAGCTGTGCGACCGCTTCGGCGTCGGCGCCTTCGAGGCCGCGTGCGACGCGCTGCTGGTCCGTACGCGCGACGCGATGGCCCAGCTCATCCGGCGCTACATCCCGGAGGAGAAGGTCACCTTCACCGACCAGGTGGACGACGACGGCCGCGGCAACGGGCCCTTCGACATCGTGCTGACGCTGTGGCGCGAGGGCGACGTGTGCCACGTGGACTGGACCGGCACAGCCGCCCAGGCCCCCGGCCCGATCAACTTCCGCATCAACGAGGGGCTGTGCAAGCTCTTCTTCGGGATCTACCTCATCATGGCCTTCGACCCCGAGATCCTGTTCAACGACGGGGTCTACGAGGTCTTCGACGTCACGCTGCCCGAGGGCACCGTGCTGAACCCGCGCTTCCCCGCGCCGGTCTCCAACCGCCTCAACGTGCACGTGCGCTTCTTCGACTGCATGAGCGGGGCGCTGGGCCAGCGGGCGCCGGACCTCGCGATGGCGGCCGGCTACGGCGCGAGCCCGTACTTCGTGTTCTCGGGCGAGGACGCCGAGGGGGAGTACTTCCAGTTCGTCGAGCTGCTCTTCGGCGGGCTGCCGGCCCGGGCGCGCGGCGACGGCCTGGACGGGCACTCGTGGTGGCCGCTGTTCCGCACGACGCCGGTCGAGTACGCCGAGAGCCACCACCCGATCCGGGTGCGGCGCTACGCGCCGGTGCTCGACGGGGGCGGCCCGGGCCTGCATCGCGGCGGCGCGGGCGTCGACAAGGAGTACGAGTTCCTCTCCGACGGCGTCTTCTCCGTCAACGACGACCGGACGCTGACGAGCCCGTGGGGCGTGGCGGGCGGCCGGGCGGGCGGGCGGGGGTCCAAGCACCTCGTCCGCGCCGACGGCACCGAGGTGCCGCTGCCGTCCAAGTTCGACGCGCTCGCCGTGCGCGCGGGCGACCGCTTCGTGTTCCGCACGGCGGGGGCCGGCGGCTGGGGCGATCCGCTGGAGCGGCCCGCCGAGCGCGTGCGCCAGGACGTCAGCGACCTGGTGGTGTCGGTGGCCGCGGCCGAGGCCGAGTACGGCGTCGTGCTCGGCGCCGACGGCGAGGTCGACGGCCCGGCCACGGAGGCCCGCCGGGCGCAGCTGCGCGAGGGACGCCCGCCCCTGGCGGCGTTCGACTTCGGGCCGCCCGCGCTGCCGGCCGAGGTGTTCCGGCGCCCGGCCTGA